A genomic segment from Chanos chanos chromosome 2, fChaCha1.1, whole genome shotgun sequence encodes:
- the LOC115804286 gene encoding AP-2 complex subunit alpha-2, with the protein MPAVSKGDGMRGLAVFISDIRNCKSKEAEIKRINKELANIRSKFKGDKALDGYSKKKYVCKLLFIFLLGHDIDFGHMEAVNLLSSNKYTEKQIGYLFISVLVNSNSDLIRLINNAIKNDLSSRNPTFMNLALHCIANVGSREMAEAFAAEVPRILVAGDTMDSVKQSAALCLLRLYRTSPDLVPMGEWTARVVHLLNDQHLGVVTAATSLIITLAQKNPDDFKTSVSLAVARLSRIVTSASTDLQDYTYYFVAAPWLSVKLLRLLQCYPPPEDAAIRGRLTECLETILNKAQEPPKSKKVQHSNAKNAVLFEAISLIIHHDSEPTLLVRACNQLGQFLQHRETNLRYLALESMCTLASSEFSHEAVKTHIETVINALKTERDVSVRQRAVDLLYAMCDRSNAKQIVAEMLSYLETADYSIREEIVLKVAILAEKYAVDYTWYVDTILNLIRIAGDYVSEEVWYRVIQIVINRDDVQGYAAKTVFEALQAPACHENLVKVGGYILGEFGNLIAGDPRSSPLIQFDLLHSKFHLCSVPTRALLLSAYIKFINLFPEVKGTIQEVLRSDSQLRNADVELQQRAVEYLRLSCIASTDILATVLEEMPPFPERESSILAKLKRKKGSGTVSDIEENRKERNTNVNGGVNHSSANTNAKVTSSSSTDLLGLGSNTAINSTPPPGPSTAASLLVDVFSETSPTGPLGAPSAPVSDDNFSRFVCKNNGVLYENQLLQIGLKSEFRQNLGRMYVFYGNKTSTQFLNFSASVVCQDALRAQLNVHAKPADPTIDGGAQLQQILNIECVSDFVEAPVLNIQFRYGGTLQNIAVKLPVTLNKFFQPTEMTSQDFFQRWKQLSAPQQEVQKIFKAKHSMDTEVTKAKIIGFGVALLDGVDPNPSNFVGAGVIHTKTTQVGCLLRLEPNTQAQMYRLTLRTSRDSVSQRLCDLLSDQF; encoded by the exons GTAAAAGCAAAGAAGCAGAAATTAAGAGGATAAACAAAGAGTTGGCCAACATCCGATCCAAGTTTAAAG GAGATAAAGCTTTGGATGGCTACAGCAagaagaaatatgtttgtaagctgctcttcatcttcctcttggGCCATGACATTGATTTTGGTCACATGGAGGCCGTCAACTTGCTCAGCTCCAACAAATATACGGAGAAACAGATT GGTTatctttttatctctgtcttgGTGAACAGTAACAGTGATCTGATTCGGCTGATCAATAATGCCATAAAGAATGACCTGTCAAGCAGGAACCCCACCTTTATGAACCTAGCCCTGCACTGCATCGCCAATGTGGGCAGCAGAGAGATGGCAGAGGCCTTTGCTGCAGAAGTGCCACGTATCCTGGTGGCagg GGACACTATGGACAGTGTGAAACAGAGTGCAGCCCTCTGTCTGTTGCGACTCTACAGAACATCTCCTGACTTAGTGCCTATGGGAGAGTGGACAGCCCGTGTAGTACACCTCCTCAATGATCAACACCTG GGTGTGGTGACTGCGGCCACCAGTCTCATTATCACTTTGGCTCAGAAAAACCCAGACGATTTCAAGACATCTGTGTCACTGGCTGTGGCCAGGCTCAGCAGG ATCGTCACGTCAGCCTCAACTGATCTGCAGGATTACACATATTATTTTGTCGCTGCCCCTTGGCTGTCAGTCAAGCTCCTTCGCCTCTTGCAGTGTTATCCTCCACCTG AGGATGCAGCTATCCGTGGGCGTCTGACTGAATGCCTGGAGACGATCCTGAACAAAGCCCAGGAACCACCCAAGTCTAAGAAAGTGCAGCACTCCAATGCCAAGAATGCGGTATTGTTTGAGGCAATCAGTCTCATCATACACCATGACAG tgaacCCACCCTCTTAGTGCGGGCGTGTAATCAACTGGGTCAGTTCTTGCAGCATCGAGAGACCAACCTGCGTTACCTGGCCCTGGAGAGCATGTGCACCCTGGCCAGCTCAGAGTTCTCTCATGAggcagtcaaaacacacatcGAAACTGTCATTAATGCATTGAAG ACTGAGCGGGACGTCAGTGTAAGACAGCGTGCTGTGGACCTGCTCTATGCCATGTGTGACCGAAGCAATGCTAAACAAATCGTTGCTGAAATGCTCAGCTACCTGGAAACAGCTGACTACTCCATCAGAGAGGAGATT GTGTTGAAAGTGGCCATTCTTGCAGAAAAGTATGCTGTAGACTATACCTGGTACGTTGACACCATCCTGAACCTGATCCGCATCGCTGGGGACTATGTCAGTGAGGAAGTGTGGTACAGAGTCATCCAAATCGTCATCAACAGAGATGATGTTCAGGGATATGCCGCTAAAACTGTGTTTGAG GCTCTTCAGGCTCCTGCCTGCCATGAAAACCTGGTGAAGGTCGGAGGGTATATCTTAGGGGAGTTTGGAAACCTAATTGCAGGAGATCCACGATCCAG TCCATTGATCCAGTTTGATCTGCTCCATTCAAAGTTCCACCTGTGTTCAGTGCCCACACGTGCACTACTCCTCTCAGCATATATTAAGTTCATTAACCTCTTCCCTGAGGTGAAGGGCACCATACAGGAAGTGTTACGCTCCGACAGTCAGCTGCGCAATGCAGACGTGGAGCTGCAGCAGCGTGCAGTTGAGTACCTGCGCCTCAGCTGTATCGCCAGCACAGACATACTG GCCACAGTGCTGGAGGAGATGCCACCCTTCCCTGAGCGAGAGTCTTCCATCCTGGCCAAGcttaagagaaagaaagggtcTGGTACAGTGTCAGATATTGAGGAGAACCGTAAGGAACGCAATACAAACGTCAACGGGGGAGTCAACCACAGCAGTGCCAACACCAATGCTAAAGTAA cctcctcttcctccacagaCCTGCTGGGATTAGGCAGTAATACAGCGATAAACTCCACCCCTCCTCCTGGTCCTAGCACTGCAGCTAGTCTGCTGGTTGATGTATTTTCTGAAACATCTCCTACTGGTCCTCTTGGTGCCCCATCAGCACCCGTCTCTGACGACAACTTCTCTCG gtttgtgtgtaaaaataaTGGTGTTCTGTATGAGAATCAGCTGCTTCAGATTGGCCTGAAGTCTGAGTTCAGACAGAACCTTG GTCGAATGTACGTCTTTTATGGAAATAAAACCTCAACACAGTTCCTGAATTTCTCagcctctgtggtctgtcaGGATGCCCTCAGAGCTC AGCTTAATGTTCATGCTAAACCTGCTGACCCCACAATTGATGGGGGTGCTCAGCTCCAGCAAATACTGAATATTGAGTGTGTCTCAGACTTTGTAGAAGCACCCGTGCTTAACATACAGTTCAG ATATGGAGGTACACTGCAAAACATTGCTGTGAAACTTCCAGTTACTCTAAACAAGTTCTTCCAGCCCACTGAGATGACCTCACAAGACTTCTTCCAGCGCTGGAAACAACTTAGCGC TCCCCAGCAGGAGGTGCAGAAGATCTTCAAAGCCAAACATAGCATGGACACGGAGGTCACCAAagccaaa aTCATTGGGTTTGGTGTGGCACTATTAGATGGGGTTGACCCGAACCCCTCTAACTTTGTTGGTGCAGGAGTGATCCATACCAAGACCACTCAGGTGGGCTGCCTGCTGAGATTGGAGCccaacacacaagcacag ATGTATCGCCTCACACTGAGGACCAGTCGGGACAGTGTTTCTCAAAGGCTCTGTGACCTGCTCTCAGATCAGTTTTGA